Within the Nyctibius grandis isolate bNycGra1 chromosome 4, bNycGra1.pri, whole genome shotgun sequence genome, the region GACATGGGGAGGCCTTTGAGTTAGATGGATGAGCACAAATGTGTTGTTACTGAGATCCCTCTCCCCACAACAGCAGTTACTTCTTGCACAGCATCACATGGGTGCATGGGAAGACATGGAGGAGTGATATACCCTTGTGTAACAAAGCAGTGCGAGGTGGCTTGCTGCTGTACTATGTGGttacaaatgcaaataatatCTACCTGCATGCTGTTTGGGTGGGGAAATAAGTCTGGCAAGCTGGGGAACTTATCCTGGTGCCCATGAACAAGATTGCAATGGATTACCTTTGCCTCTCTTACTGTGAAGACCAAGAGGTGGTTCTCACAACCCCAACCTTCTTCCTTGCCTTTGAGCTGCAGGGGGATAATAGATATTAGTAAGAGCAGTTGGCTCATGAACCTGAGAATGTGCCAGCCAAAGCAGGTGAAGCTGTTGATGGTTGAAGGCTTCTTGCAGTAGGGCTTGACTGTGCCATGGGCAAACTGCCCCCTGAAAACTGGGAGGAGGACCTTCCCAGACTGGCTGTGTGATGGAGGGCTGTTTGCTGTGTGCATGAGACTTGCAGGACAGTTGGTCACACATGTAATAAGTGACTGGGTGGGGCCTTGTATGAGATGGGCTGCTGCTGTTGAGTGATGGTGCAGCAAGCTGAGGACTGAGAGGTATCTGCCTGGAGGGAAGTGGCTGGGAGCAggcggctgctgctgtggggtgcTCCATGTGTCTGGGAGCCTGAGCCATGTTactggaggcagcagagcttgCCCAGAGCTGGCTGTTGGCTGGCTGGATCATTGCTGGGCTACTGGTTTGGTGCTCTTGGAAACTCCAGAAGCACACAACAATTATATATGTGAAACTTTCTGGAAGTGCCTCCATGGTGCAGTGCAGCATAAACACTGTGCTAATGCGGCAGTGCTGCTGTCTGGGCTGTAGCCTTTCTCTGTGGGGCCAAGGAGCCCATACAGCGTGTGATACTAATGCAGCTCTAAAGCCTTCTGTTTTGGCTCTGGTCTTGTGTTGTGCCCTATGGACCTGCCTTGCTTTCTGTGCAAGTTTCTTGGTTTCCTTCTCCATCTATGCACAGAGCAGGGCTTGCCATAACAGGCCTGAGACTTCAGTCTGGCCCTGGCAAACCTCATATGCCTTAGTGTTGGACTTGGTAAAGGACAAACAGTTGCTCCTCATCACATGCTTGCAAGTCTGATCTCTGCTGGGTAGAGCATAGCATTCCAGCACTGGGGCAAGAGCTTGGCAAGGTCTGTCTTGGGCTTCAGATcaagatttggttttgtttggcaTGAGACTTCTGATTGTGTAGGTTAGGAACATTAAAATGAGACAGGGATCCATTGCTTGGGATGTGTAGGAGGGGTCTGCTCAGAACTGGCCATAGACTAGCATGCTTAGAATTTGTCACCCAGTTATTTAAGGCTCTGGGTCAATAGGTGGTTATGGCTATGAGTaatcttggtttctttttccctttgtaggTCTTGCACTCTGGACTTGTCAGCCTCGCAGACTTCTGGGCACACCTCTCCTCAGCTATGAGTGAATTGATAGGATTTAGCATCTGTGTGGTCACCTGTAGCATCCTGCTCTTGTCCTTTAGTCCACCATGCCTTGTGTCTCAGCaactggaggagagggacatgACAAAGGTTCAGCATGGCCCATGGGCAGGGAATGGGGTAGAAGATGAAAGGACAAGCATGCTGAACTTGAAAAATAACCCGTGCCATTCTGAGCAGGCTGTATCTGAAGGGCCTTGTGGAGTGTCAGCAAAGCCATCTGGGATGCCCTTCAGTGAAGCTTTCACTGCAGAAGGAGAAACACAGCCTGTAGGCCCAAGCCATGTCATCCCAGGCAGCCAGGTCCTGGGTGCTCACATCTCAGCTACAGCAGTTGGTGCTGTAGACAAGGAGGAGCTTGGTCCCCTGACATCGGAGCTGGATGAGGATGGAGCATTCAAGGCCATGCTGACCACAGCTGTGACTGTGCTGAACCCTGCTGTCCAGGAGGAGTCTGTTGGTGAGACCACCACAGAGGGTGGTGTTGAAGaagagcacagctctgctggtctCTCAGCAAACCCCCTTTCTGGGACAgctgtggaggaggaggtggcagagAGCAGCTTGCATCCGTCAGCTGTGCCCCAGCCCATGCTAcaccccagctctcccagctgggAAATGGCAAGTGACCACCCTGTCATCCCAACTCCCCAGGCTTACAGCACTCCCCAGACCTCCGAGGTAGGAACACCACAAGCCCGCAAAGTGAGCCTTCTGAAGTCCCTGGCTATGCAAGCATCCATGGCTGCAAAACGTCCCCTCACAGTGACTGAGGCCTCCCTGCCCCTtgaagcagggacaggtgtcAGGCAAGGCGAGCTGCCCACCACAGCTGGCACTGTCACCATCCTCCCTATGGACACTGTGCCAACGGACTGggatgacacaaaactaggGGACATAAGTCAAGGGGGAAGTGTGTCTAATGAGGAGGTGACAGAGGACCTGGGGACAACAGAACCATCCCAGACACCACAGGGAagtgtggaggaggaagaggatgcaACAAGAGTGCTGccatccccagcatcccccccgcCAACTCCTGAGCTTGCCAAGGAGACCAACTACACAACACCGGAGCAAGGGGAGGAGTCGCTGGCAGCTTCCACAGGCAGCACTGTTACCCTCCACACTGCAAACCCGATGGGTGTGGACATGGCTGATCTCAACTCGTTGGAAAACATCAATGTGGTCCCaacagaggaggggaaaagcatCCCACCATCACAGACAGAGGCTGCTGTGGTGACAGATACGCAGTCTGATCTCTCTCCTACTCTGGAAAGCTCATGGAAAGGTAAAACTTGCCTGTTACAGATACTTGCCACTGAGCGTAGGTTTAGGAGGGATGCTCTTGGGAATCTGTGCTTCCTTTCAGGGAGGTAAAGTGGAGAAAGGTGTGATCTTGATACCTGCAACAGAGGTGGGGAcacccttttttccctcctgggGAAGGCTGTGGACCTTTGTGTAGGACTAACAGCCTAAACAGGTAGCTCGCATCCATAAAGTACTACCCAGCCTTGGCCATTCCTATAGGTGATGTCCCTGTGTACAGGTAGGCACAGTCTGTTGAGTGGTACCTTGTCCTGAATGTTATGTGAAGCAACTGTATTGAGCTGCATCTTCTGCTCCTCAAGCTGAGAGGGTGTCTGTAGCAGCAAACAGGAAAGCTGAGACTGGAAAGGCTGTGGCAGCTGAGCCTGGGATTGAAGGGTCTACTTGGGTATTCAGGTCTCTCTAGAGAACTGGAATCTTCTCAGCAGAGACTTGGTGCTAGTTAAAAAACTTGCTTTGTTAACTTAGTGAAGTTCCCCATGTGCAGTGTACTACTAAAGCAGGGCCTTCAGTTCTGGTGCTCATGTAGTGGTTGATGGAGACAGCTGTAGTCTGGCTGTAGGCATCTTGCCTTGACCAGAGAGGTGTAATCTGCTTTGAATACCCTTCTGGTATGCCTCTGCTGTGGCTAGGGAGGCAGCCCAGCCTCTGACCTGCTGGCTAAGCGTTTGATTTTAAGGAGAATAACACCATTGCAAGTGTGCCTTTGGTACTAGCTCAGTCTGAAACCCTGCAAAATGAAGGGGGAAATAATTCCTGGGGGGCTAAATTAATTAGCGTCTGGGATCACTTGGCTCTCACTGCCAGCTATGGACAGTTGCACTCAGTGCAGAAGCTGCAGAGATAATGGATGGCTGGAAATGCTTCTTAAATCCAGGAATAGGCAAGCTATTGTAGCCTGTGAGTGACTGACATCTTCCATGACTTCACAGGGATGCTCAGATCGAAGGATCTGTCTGGAGCTTTGTGTTGTCCTTTGTAACAAAAGCTCCTGGTGTTGAGTCTCCCCACCCTAGAGCGAAGCGGTGTCCAGGCTCTGACTCTCCAGTGTTTGTGCCAGCTGTTACCAGCAGGCAGAAGTCTTCCTCCTAGACAGCCTGCCATAGGCTGATGGTGTCACCCTGTACTGTACTGCAGAGAGGGCACCTTCAGCCCAATGACAATGTTTCCActcagtgtttaaaataaaggaggaatgttaaaaaaaaaaaatctttattctttAATCTTTAATCTTCCCCCTTTAGCTGCAGGGGCAAAGTGACAACTTCCCCTCACTGCATCTAAAAGGTCTAGCTTTTGCAATTAGCTTTCCATCTTTTACAGCATGCTGGTGCTGAAACCCGACTGATTAATTTCTAGATTAATTTATAAGCTCTTGACTTGTCAGCAGGTTCCCTCTCTGCTGTTTCCCAGATGTTGGGGAAACAACACTATCAATAAGACTTgtgcaacaaaaataaatccttctcCAAAGCTGAAGTCTCATAGCCATGAGAGCCAGTCACCAAAAGCTCGGCTCTGGCAGCCTCACATGCTTCAAATGGTATTTCACACCACAggcctgcagtgctgtgttccCATGGCATTGCTCCTGAGGGGTCCACATGTCCGTAAGGGGCAATTAAGAAAATGAGGACTgattctgctgctttcattccTGTTATGCATGTTCTCACATCTGTCTTTATGCTGCACTGCCCTGATGATACTTGGCTGGACCTGCTACTTGCACTGTGGCTCTGGAAATGCTAATGCATGGAGTTATATTCCTTCAAATGTCTGCTCTATTGCTGTCAGTTGTCCTGTGTGTTGATACTGGCCCATGTTCTTGCTGTAGGTGTTACTCAGGAGGTGACAACAGCTGCCCAGGAGGCTGATGCTGCTATGTCAGTTGTGA harbors:
- the ARMH4 gene encoding armadillo-like helical domain-containing protein 4 — translated: MLEVKVLHSGLVSLADFWAHLSSAMSELIGFSICVVTCSILLLSFSPPCLVSQQLEERDMTKVQHGPWAGNGVEDERTSMLNLKNNPCHSEQAVSEGPCGVSAKPSGMPFSEAFTAEGETQPVGPSHVIPGSQVLGAHISATAVGAVDKEELGPLTSELDEDGAFKAMLTTAVTVLNPAVQEESVGETTTEGGVEEEHSSAGLSANPLSGTAVEEEVAESSLHPSAVPQPMLHPSSPSWEMASDHPVIPTPQAYSTPQTSEVGTPQARKVSLLKSLAMQASMAAKRPLTVTEASLPLEAGTGVRQGELPTTAGTVTILPMDTVPTDWDDTKLGDISQGGSVSNEEVTEDLGTTEPSQTPQGSVEEEEDATRVLPSPASPPPTPELAKETNYTTPEQGEESLAASTGSTVTLHTANPMGVDMADLNSLENINVVPTEEGKSIPPSQTEAAVVTDTQSDLSPTLESSWKGVTQEVTTAAQEADAAMSVVTLVPGATQGTGAASFPQENSGEDTQMPTVPSATQMLVTTGTSSMANTLDVEDITDVVLVTSEKAVPAPGDLSATQSGQTEEPSSSTVVLVTPASVASSVRRTALPPVRRISTAVTYGLDRLESEEGEEEDEEEEEEEDEEDKDIDSMDESMEGDTELPGFTLPGETSQESIAGLENSVAQLDGVSYQVPDTIKWEQQNQGLVRSWMEKLKDKAGYMSGMLVPVGVGIAGALFILGALYSIKIMNRRRRNGSKRHKRKQREFNSMQDRVMLLADSSEDEF